The genomic interval aggtagttgctgaagcttttttctgaaaattttgacacaatttactttaattactgaagggatttgccAAAAagtggctgggtggctcagtgggctaggtgaagggctgacacgcaggagccctgggttcgattcccagggttgtccactgatccccacccagattgggtccttagaccctTGTCGCTGCTGCcaaactgggtccctgtgcccctcaagtacagggttgtgtcaggaagggcatccggcgcaaaaactctgacaaatcactgatgcgaagcAGTGGGTGCTGTTAGGCTGTGGAGCCCCCGAAaaggataagctgaaagtgaaagaaggaagaagaagactgaagggatttgctaaaaatgcaaaaatatatttgcaaaatgttaaaattggtaaaagatttgaaattttgtataagaactatgaaagagcgctgaagatgacctcaatttctgaaaaaattgaagtaaaattgcttaaaatttgcTAATACTTGCCAATCTTCCAAAAACATTTagcgtgttgcttaaatattagctaaactccaaattgtttaaaaatgactataaaagataaaaacatagcccataaatacatttaaaggtttgttgagGATCTACTTAAATTTTTGACTTTCagattcatttcctatggggcatattttactaaatattacaaaaactatcaagtttatgaataccagaaATACAAGTAGTAATGTCCTAAAccagctgaacattttgatactaaaatgactgaaacctctgaaagtgtgattgagtttttacgtgccaaaaaacgtacagaaaggagcaggaggatcactgtagagtgaatgcttagtaaacattcacacaataacaaAAATCCAATTCTGAAAGAACTGTTGCAAAGATGTATCTAATTAACtctattttaagttatttacaACTATTTGATCAAAAATCCAGCGTAGTTTATCCACTTCcgcctaaaaaagaaaactgccaGAACAATTAGAACGTTACAAAACATGTCTCAGCGTCATAAATCCGACAAAATCTTTGAGTGGTTGCAGAGGGAACAAATGCAGagtaaagcaacaaaaatcagaaaaaagtattttgtcagACCTATAAACCAAAGAAACATCAAGCGATTACAGGTTCTGACACTCGTCTCTAAAAGCCTATAGTGCACTAATAAGTGAGAGAATTCAGAGTTTAGCCCCCTTATTCCTGCAGGttatcacctggatcaggtgagttaTGCTAATAAGGAGCCACAAAGGCAGAGTTGGTTAGTTCATTTTCATCCATAATTAGAGAGAAAATTAATTAGATTTTGTACCGTTTTTGTGTTTCGTGTTTTACTGATATTTCCCTGTTGTGTCCTGAACTGACCTCCGCTCTTCCTCAGTGAAACCATCATGTTTCTGCACGAGATCTTCCACCAGGGGCTGAAGGCTCGGATCGCAAGCTGGCCAACTTTAGTTCTGGGTGAGACATGATGTTCTTTGAagggacattttttttggtttatgcTTCTCCTGATGTCATAGAGTATTTTAAAGAACAGTTTCAGGAGTCTggcagtttgtttttcaatacTCAGCTTCAGTTTCTCCATGAGTGTGAAACGTGAAAACAGAAATCATCTGCCGCCGACAGTGAGGAAGATGATCATCTcttctttgtgtcttttctcCTGCAGCCGACCTCTTCGACATCCTGCTGCCCATGCTGAACATCTACCAGGAGTTTGTGAGGAACCATCAGTACAGCCTGCAGGTTCTGGCCAACTGCAAGCAGAACCGGGACTTTGACAAGCTGCTGAAGCAGTACGAGTCCAACGCCGCCTGTGAGGGTCGCATGCTGGAAACCTTCCTGACGTATCCCATGTTCCAGGTACAAACGTTTTCCTTTTGACAATGTTTTGATAAACTGAGGTCCACTCTCAGTAGATAACTCAACCTTTTACTGCAGAGAGAATCAATGTTTGTTCATTTCTGCCTCACATGTACTCAAAAAGTGACGCTCGCTTCATTTGTGGTGATGGGAAACTGCGTctaaagttgagtttttttagaaatatatttttctttccatGTGAAGAAGAGAATGATTATGAAGGAAATTTTctctttgttctggattattatGAAGTGATATTTATGCCACTACattgagaacaaaagtcagttttaaaaacagaattttctaaattgccaaaaaaaaattcagaaatcttcagttttaaagtatcaagcaaaactattaatttttgctttcaaaacacatttttgcgtttgcgaaacaaatgttttcagatctCATCTTGCTTTCTccctttctttgattttttttttttttttgagtttttcataACTTTCAGTTTAGTGTAATATATGTTCCACcgaacagccaatcacagaaaAGAAAGAGGATTCATGCCGATTGGACGCTCACCTGCTTTAAGGTCAGAAGAAGTCCTACAAAACCTGTGAAGCTCAAGAACCCTAATCTCACTGCTGCAAAGATTCATGGGACTTTTATTGTAAGGAAAAAAGTATACAAGTATTTATGTAAAGTTGCTGAATCCATACATTATTCCAAGCTGTTGTAAAGTCTCTTTTTATACAGCGTTCCCTCATTTATCAGAttagttctaaaaataacctgcgataacctccttttttttaattactgtagATGTTTTAGGGCTGTAAACCCTCTCTACAGGCCTCTCTGAACTGTCTATTGTAAATCTCAACTTCATCCTAAGGTCAGCCTCTGTGACCTCTGTGACCTCTGTGACCCTGAGAGgacaaatgaatgaatacatTCAGGCGGCACAGATATGATGTTTCCAATCAAAACACAGATGTTTTCCACtggatatatatatttttttttcctttcatgttcTGAAATTTCCGTAGATTCCTCGATACATCATCACGCTCCACGAGCTGCTGGCGCACACGCCTCACGAGCACGTGGAGCGCAAGAGCCTGGAGTTTGCCAAATCCAAACTGGAGGAGCTGTCAAAGTAAGTTAGATCCATCCCATAATATGGCTGGAGATGAAGTTCTGAAAGCACAGCGGTGGGTTTTCTAACGTGCTCATGATGCGATTGTCGTCAGGATGATGCACGACGAGGTGAGCGACACTGAGAACATCCGGAAGAACCTGGCCATCGAAAGGATGATCGTGGAAGGCTGCGACATCCTGCTTGACACCAGCCAGACCTTCGTCAGGCAAGGTGAGCTCCTGCTCTGCGTTTCCTCCTTCGTCGCTCCATTTTCCCTCCATCACGTCTTCTCTTTTCTCCAGGTTCTTTGATCCAGCTGCCGTCCAGCAGCGAACGGGGCGTGCTCAGTAAGGTCCGGTTGGGTTCGCTCTCCCTGAGAAAGGAAGGGGAAAGGCAGTGTTTCCTGTTCACCAAACACTTCCTCATCTGCACTCGAACGTCGGGAGGGAAGCTGCACCTGCTGAAAGTAAACGTCACCTCCTCCAAAGCTGCTGCTCTTCTTTATCACCTGATCTTTGAACGGCTTTAAGGCGGGGGGGCAGAAACGGCAATCACAATCGGCCAAAGGAAGTATCTGTAAATCGTTGACCACCAAAAATGGATAAACAGTGACCCCCCCTCATccaatattcaattcaattcaattttattcatatagtccaatatcacaaaaacaattccGTCATTgtcttcatgccggtaattgtacagaagcagaagggcggtgataaaatacaaacaatagctaatttctaaactaaacagactaaactaaactggttttccctgcccttagaccagtgtttcccaaccctggtcctcggggcacactgtcctgcatgttttccatgttgcccattttatgcacacctgattcagctcagcagaagcctgatgATGACGGTCATCAAAGCCAGGTGTGCTTGAGCAgggttagattaaaaaaatgccggacagtgtgccctgaggactagggttgggaaacactgccttagaccctccttcccggtaaggaaaaactcctaaagaatttgaatagagttcagacAGATAGGACTGGGGTACAGCTGGGGGCAAAGTCCTCGTCCAATatgagccagaggcgcggtccacggccaagatgagccagaggcgaggtccacggccaaggacagaagcacagacgatccaccaggaGTCTGAAAACCCTCCGCTCCCCCGGAGGAGAGAGGGGAAGAAAAGCAacatgtgaatcacactgcaccaaacagaagcacagagaactaaatataatatagaatggaggagaggtgaagtacctgagaatagagaacagaaccccggAACATAACGAAGAGATAGAAAGATTTTGTGTAGCTTACTTTAAAGTTGTTGGGGCGTGGCCTTActacaagctcactcctgattggtgagagtggtcaCCTGACCTTTAGTCAGTTCAAACGTTCTCCAGTTCTTCTACATTTAACTTCCATCGTTAAAACTGCTGCTTTCAGGGTTTAGCATCATCTGTGAAGCGTCCTCTCGCTCCTGAGACTCCAATGTTACCACCAAACATACTCAAAAACGGAGAAGAAATActtttgtatgtttgtgttcACAGCAGGGAGGAACACTGTCACTCATTGAGTGCACACTGATCGAGGAGCTGGACTCCAGCGATGAAGATTGTGAGCGTCTCTGCACCTTTTCTCTTTACGCCGTCATTCATCACTAACCTGATGCTTCCTGACCCCACAGACAACGCAGCGGGTCAAGGCTTCAGCCACCTGGAGTTCAAAATCGTGGTGGAGCCCGCAGACGGTCAGAGCTTCTCAGTGGTCCTTTTGGCTCCGTCACGCCAGGAAAAGGCAGCCTGGACGAGCGACATCAGCCAGGTGAAGGACTGCACCTGCAGCAACATGTCTGAGTCCTACTCACCTGGAGCTGGCCTAACGATACCcgctcttgtttttttctgacatctCAGTGCATCGATAATATTCGCTGTAACGGCCTGATGACCAGCGTGTTTGAGGAGAACTCCAAGGTTTCTGTGCCGCATATGATCAAGTAAGAATTTCTGACCACATGGTTTAAAAAGTGACCAGAAAGGTTTTACTCGAATCAACAAGCATGTTAGGATGCGACTAGGGACGGGTACCGAAACTCTGTGCCAAGTTTGTACGGTGATACCAGTACAAACAAGTACAGAGTTACCAGTCCTATGGTGCTACTGGCACCAACACATATGGTTCTATCAGAACCGACGTGTACAAGGACACCATTTCTGAATTGTACGGAAATACAAGTACTAATCCATATAATACTATCAATTCCCATGCGTACTGTTCTACCAATACTGACAGAAGAACTGGTAATGACGTATACAATACTAATAGTACAGACATATACAGACCTACCAGTACCAACGGATATGGTTCTACCAATACCAACAAGTAGAGAGTTACCAGTAATGTTGTGTATGGTGTTACTGGCACCAACTGGTACAGAGCTACCTGTGCTCCTGGTGCTACTAGTACCAATACGTACAATGCTACCGGTACAGATGTCACTGATACATCAATCATTTTACCTTTCCAGCGATTGGGGGCGGGGTCAGATGAAAATGGGGTGTGGCCCTGAAGATGGGCATAGCTTTAGTAAAAATCCTAAACGTGAAAGGGAAACTTTgtacttcaaagaaaaatattttaaatctttgaccTGGTGGATCAGAGTGACGTGTTCAACGTTCTGAAGAAGACCGTCGTCATGGCGATCAGCAGTAAAATGCctctttaaaatgtgtgaaaacgGAGATGCAGACTGTCAGAAAGAAGGAAGTAGAACATCTTGAGCACATTCAAGCGCTCTGCATATTTGCTACACGTCTAAACATCGGTGGTGAAAACGTGAACGCAGCATCAGACTGACTTCTGTCCAACATCAGAGTCGGAGCTGCTAAATGTGCCGTCGCACTCCCAACAAACGGCCGAACATCCATTAACCGGAATGTTTTCATCTGAAGGTCGGACACCCGGCTGCACAAAGACGACGTGGACATTTGCTTCAGCAAGACGCTGAACTCCTGCAAGGTGCCGCAGATCCGCTACGCCAGCGTGGAGCGTCTGCTGGAGCGTCTGACCGACCTGCGCTTCCTGTCCATCGACTTCCTCAACACCTTCCTGCACACCTACCGCATCTTCACCACCGGCGCCGTGGTCATCGACAAGCTGGCCGACATCTACAAGAAGCCGTTCACCTCCATCCCCGTGAGGTACACGgtgaccccccccaccccacctccATCGCCGCTCCCCTCCCCCATCCTGTCTGTCATCTCTAACTCACCTCCACCTCCATCTCCCTCACGTTCCCGCCTCAGGATCGAGCAGCACTCATACGACCGTCTGTCCATCATGTCCCTTTGTCCCGACTACAGTCTGAAGATCACTCAGCTGGCTCTGGACCAGTCCAAGTAACCGCCGCGGTCAGATTCTGCCGACTCAGCCAAGCCGCCGCTCACCTCCCGCCCTCTCTTTCAGGTCTCTGGAGCTCTTCTTCGCCACCAACCAGGGCTCCTGGGGGGCGGACCCCCTCAACAACAAATCCCCAAGGCTCTGCCGCAAGTTCTCCTCCCCTCCCCCCCTCTCCATCCCCTCCCGCACCTCCTCCCCCATCCACAGCCGTAAACTCTCCCTCAGCTCCCCCATCAGCATCAAAGTTGGGGCGTTGGATCTGTCCACCTCACCGTCCTCCTCTGCAGCCAACTCCCCCACCTCCTCCCACAGCCCCTCCATCTCCTCGTCTCCCCCCGGCTCCTTCAGGCCCCCCTCGGGCTTCTACTCCCCTCCACCCACCGCCACGCGCTCCCCCAGCCTCCCACAGGCCTCCGGGGTGTGTTCTCCGCCTCCCGGTTCCACCAAAGCGCCCCTGGACCTCAGCCGCGGTCCCAGTTCTCCGGAGCTGAGCCCGGCCGCCGCAGAAGACGTGAGCGGAGAGCTGCCTCGCCTGGACGCCTTCTGTGGGAAGCTGCGGCGCAGCATCCGCCGCGGTGAGGAGCATCGGCGGCACGTGGGCAGCCGTCCCAAAAGCAGGCTTTTTCAGAGCTTCAGAAGCTGCTTTCAGCTCGGCACCAACGTTTATGTAACGCCAACGTCCCACCAGACGCTGACATGTTTCTGACTGTCGTCTGAGAAGTGGGTCACCGTTACCCAACAGGGGTACGACGGTGCTTAGATCATCAGAAagcttttctctgcaggagcagcagcaggtcgTCTGACAGATGAGGTCCAAACCGTCACCAAAGATTCTCTTAGATGTGTCAAAAGAAGCGTCACATGACCTCTGCTGCTCGCATGAACCATTTCAATCctcatttattcaatttttctcGTGTTTtacttaaagtaaaacaaaaacaaagtccaaAGTATAAATAGTTGAATTCCCTCATTTCTTTCTTCTTAGGCTCTCTATTTCTTTTCCGCTTCgtctcagtttttaaaatgatcaaattcacccacataggctaaattaaaatataaaatccctctcatgtcttttctactgtcttgctaTTGTGGTAAACCGTGGAATAAGTTATATCACCATTTGAGTTATTCTATAAATGTGAAGTttgaggtcattttttttttgtttgctcagaAAAGTCTTCCTACTGTTTTTAATGTGGTAAATTGAAGAACTCTCgacctgatgtttttttatttttgctttttaattgtttaagaAAACAGTTGAAAGTCCTTTATGCTTCatgaagacacatttttagtttatttttacttttactgtgccacaatgtcacaaacttaaataaatacctaaaaatttgacttttaaaagcaggtattaggttaaaaaattgtgattaaaatcgattaattagattaattaatttcaGGCCACGATTAATCGCACCAAAAAGTTaattgcatgacagcactatGTTTTTTCAAACTCTAACTTCAAAACTTGAGTTAAACTTTTCTACTAGTTATACGTATCTTAATCAAATTCCTTTAACAACTTTGTGTCACAACTCCAGAAATACAATCAAAGCTGTTCTCTTTAAATATAAGGAAGATAAAATATTAGGCATTTTCTGGTTTCATCAGAGCAGACTTGATCTTTTTTCATGAAATGACATTGAAAACTGAATGGACTTTTGCCAAAACTGAtcataacagaaaaatattaatgtcaTAAATGCTTAATGTTTGTCATTTAGGGAGAAGTCGGGGTCTTTGTGCATTATAAGCAGAATAAGTAGCAAAACTTTAAACCCCTAAAGAACCTTTCAAGTCAATGTCGTACAAACTGACCCAGAAGAAGCCACAAAGTTGGACTTCaccttttagaaaaatgaaacactgccttgtattttttgttatagttactcttatgataaatataaacaaaatagtGGCAGTTTCTTCTGAAACGGTTTGATTCGTGACTTTTGTCTCCACAGCTGTTCTGGAGTCGGTGTCTTTGGACAAGTTCATCCCAGATTCTCCGTCCAGCAGCGAGCCGGGAGACCTGTCTCCCTGCCGCTCTCCGTCCACGCCGCGGCATCTCCGCTACCGACAGAGCGGAGGTATGgcgaaaaaagaagaaaatctgcaTTTCACGGGTCGGAAGGTTTGAAAATGGTCGTTTGGTTGCAGGCGCAGCGGGGGAGGGCTCACGCGTGTCGCCTGCCTCGGCCTTCGCCATCGCCACCGCCGCTGCCGGCCACAGCAGCTCGCAAGGTGAGCGGCCATGATGGTCCAGGAGCAGAGACGCTTCAGCTTTGCTCAGAGGGGATGCTGGAAGCAGCAACACTGATTATGTCTTAAAACCAAAAGAGATTTGATTTAGTCTATGAGCAgcaaaaactgaactgaatgtTTGGTTTTACAGATtgtcttttcagcttttttgtttctaatcaAACTTTTTCAACCTGTTGTCacactttttctcattttattagttgaattttgtctaaattctgattttctttgtagtatctacattttcattcacagcttttttattattgtttcatgTATTCCAGCATTCATCCTATGATCAAGTATCTAtgcctaaaaatgtgtttattttttctttattctttttacatttcatcATAACtatttttagttatattttgtcaaaattaatgGAGCATTTTCAgcattaagagttttttttttttttttaatatttccagAGTTCTGATGGTGCATTTCCATAATTTTAATAACATATACCATTCAGGGGTTTAATTTAGCATTCACCCCCTTTTTTTACGTaaaatttatctttttactccttttctttgatttgttaTAGAAATAACGCCGCTCCCTCATCGTTTCCATCCAGCGGTTCTGTTTTTCTGGCTAAACTTGCTTTACATTGATCCTCTTTATGCTGCGGTCACAAATACGCCTGCCGCTGCGGCATGGAGAGCCGTCGGCAGAACCATTCAGATCAGCGGCAGCTgcctgactttttaaaaatcgtCGTCGTGGTCATAAATGGAGATAGTGACAGTCAAGCAGCCGTCAGTTAGGCGGGGATAACGTTTTTGCAAAATCGTCCgccagcagctctgattggacgatgcaTAAATATCTCCAGATGGCAGCTGTCCATATTGAGTACCAGTAGCCCGGGGGCTAAATAACAAGTGGAGCATTCTGCACCACGGCTCATTCACAACTCAGATTTTGAGCTCACATTATAATCTTATCAATCTACACAGTTTTAGACAACATGCTTCCAAGAAAGCAGAGTGTTCATGATGAGTTTTCTGCAGCATTAATGTCATCTCCCGTTTTGGACCCATGGTGGCCGGGATCACTTGGTCATTGCCGGGCTCCCGGCTCATGTCAACAGCTCTTGTTGAGCACCCGCGCTGCTACCGTACGATTTCTAACAATCGGACGGTGGCAGCACAGGGGCAGAGGGACGGCAATTAGAAATCGTCAGAAATCGTCCAATTAGATGAATTTCCTATCAGTCAGTTATTGCGGTGCTGCATTCCTGCCCACGCCTGTCACCTGTATTCCACCGCGAGACCTCCAAATGTGCTCAGGTGACCACTAACCCATGTCAAAAAATCGCCCAGTCGctgtttaatttaaactttttcttaaaaccttttgtgtaaaaataGTACTGCTGATTCATTTCTGAAGTTTTTGTCTTCATGTTTATAACTTGTGTAGCACCTCGTGACTTTTGTCTGGAAAAAggtgctgtataaataaaagttacttacttacttattaAAAATGGCACCACGCtggaaaactttcattttggtCGGTGAAATTTTGGAActtctgacagttttttttcagctgctcaTTTGGGAAcaattatcttttgtttttttttttttgttgatgttaaaggaaatatatatatatgtatatattaaatGTATTGCTTAtactttgtctttgtgtttacattttttaaactccgcttctttttaaacattttttttatgctcaCAGGTTTTGTGAACTCTGAGAAAGGATGCGACAAAGAGTTCATCATCCGCAGAGCTGCCACCAACAGAGTCCTGAACGTCCTGCGGCACTGGGTCTCCAAACACTCACAGGTGGGtacgttaaaaaacaaaaatctaatatattaattaatttattcattattaatttaaaaaaggtgaatcgcaatcaggttttttattgaattacaaatcatttgattttaagaATCAGCTGATACAGAGTTCTTATGAAGTGATATTTATGCCACCACACTGagagcaaaagtcacagttttgagaagaaaatgtccttaattgcaaactaaatattcagtttaaaaacaaaaatgtcaaagctggaaataaacatatttaatgtttttcttttttttatctttttctttgctttcaaaatattttttttgcatttgcaaaacaaatgttttagtaGAACATTTATCTGTAATAATGAGCTTGAAATATATAGTTGTAATAACTTCAATCAAGTATGGAACTTTGTGATCAAACCTGATCAACATTTGAATCAAGACAGgactaatttaaaataaaaaatacatatgaattaagcaataaatgtttaacttcTGAACTAAAAcacttgtgttt from Oryzias melastigma strain HK-1 linkage group LG12, ASM292280v2, whole genome shotgun sequence carries:
- the rasgrf2a gene encoding ras-specific guanine nucleotide-releasing factor 2 isoform X2, with translation MQKSVRYNEGHALHLSGIARKEGTKRGFLSKKTTENSRWTEKYFALHQNLLFYFENEQSTRPSGIYLLEGCTCERAPAPKVSAISKEPTEKQQHYFLVIFGHDGQKPLELRTDEETDCNEWVECIQQASYSDIIIEREILMQKYIHLVQILETEKIAANQLRTQLEDQDTEIERLKAEIVVLNKTKERMLPHHNNQEEEDPDIKKIKMVQSFMRGWLCRRKWKIIVQDYICSPHAESMRKRNQIVFTMVEAETEYVHQLSILVNCFLRPLRMAASSKKPPISHDDVSSIFLNSETIMFLHEIFHQGLKARIASWPTLVLADLFDILLPMLNIYQEFVRNHQYSLQVLANCKQNRDFDKLLKQYESNAACEGRMLETFLTYPMFQIPRYIITLHELLAHTPHEHVERKSLEFAKSKLEELSKMMHDEVSDTENIRKNLAIERMIVEGCDILLDTSQTFVRQGSLIQLPSSSERGVLSKVRLGSLSLRKEGERQCFLFTKHFLICTRTSGGKLHLLKGGTLSLIECTLIEELDSSDEDYNAAGQGFSHLEFKIVVEPADGQSFSVVLLAPSRQEKAAWTSDISQCIDNIRCNGLMTSVFEENSKVSVPHMIKSDTRLHKDDVDICFSKTLNSCKVPQIRYASVERLLERLTDLRFLSIDFLNTFLHTYRIFTTGAVVIDKLADIYKKPFTSIPVRIEQHSYDRLSIMSLCPDYSLKITQLALDQSKSLELFFATNQGSWGADPLNNKSPRLCRKFSSPPPLSIPSRTSSPIHSRKLSLSSPISIKVGALDLSTSPSSSAANSPTSSHSPSISSSPPGSFRPPSGFYSPPPTATRSPSLPQASGVCSPPPGSTKAPLDLSRGPSSPELSPAAAEDVSGELPRLDAFCGKLRRSIRRAVLESVSLDKFIPDSPSSSEPGDLSPCRSPSTPRHLRYRQSGGAAGEGSRVSPASAFAIATAAAGHSSSQGFVNSEKGCDKEFIIRRAATNRVLNVLRHWVSKHSQDFDMNSELKTGVMSLLEEVLRDPDLLPQERKATSNILSALSQEDQDDSQLRIEDILQMKSCPLLHFIAAEGPKVECFESLSAMELAEQITLLDHIVFRSIPYEEFLGQGWMKIDKSERTPFIMKTSQHFNDMSNLVASHIISHTDVGSRASSIEKWLAVADICRCLNNYNGVLEITSALNRSAVYRLKKTWAKVCKQTKALMDRLQKIVSSEGRFKNLRETLKNCNPPCVPYLGMYLTDLAFIEEGTPNFTEEGLVNFSKMRMISHIIREIRQFQQAPYRIEHQPKVTQFLLDKASVMDEDALYELSLKLEPRVPPG
- the rasgrf2a gene encoding ras-specific guanine nucleotide-releasing factor 2 isoform X4 translates to MQKYIHLVQILETEKIAANQLRTQLEDQDTEIERLKAEIVVLNKTKERMLPHHNNQEEEDPDIKKIKMVQSFMRGWLCRRKWKIIVQDYICSPHAESMRKRNQIVFTMVEAETEYVHQLSILVNCFLRPLRMAASSKKPPISHDDVSSIFLNSETIMFLHEIFHQGLKARIASWPTLVLADLFDILLPMLNIYQEFVRNHQYSLQVLANCKQNRDFDKLLKQYESNAACEGRMLETFLTYPMFQIPRYIITLHELLAHTPHEHVERKSLEFAKSKLEELSKMMHDEVSDTENIRKNLAIERMIVEGCDILLDTSQTFVRQGSLIQLPSSSERGVLSKVRLGSLSLRKEGERQCFLFTKHFLICTRTSGGKLHLLKQGGTLSLIECTLIEELDSSDEDYNAAGQGFSHLEFKIVVEPADGQSFSVVLLAPSRQEKAAWTSDISQCIDNIRCNGLMTSVFEENSKVSVPHMIKSDTRLHKDDVDICFSKTLNSCKVPQIRYASVERLLERLTDLRFLSIDFLNTFLHTYRIFTTGAVVIDKLADIYKKPFTSIPVRIEQHSYDRLSIMSLCPDYSLKITQLALDQSKSLELFFATNQGSWGADPLNNKSPRLCRKFSSPPPLSIPSRTSSPIHSRKLSLSSPISIKVGALDLSTSPSSSAANSPTSSHSPSISSSPPGSFRPPSGFYSPPPTATRSPSLPQASGVCSPPPGSTKAPLDLSRGPSSPELSPAAAEDVSGELPRLDAFCGKLRRSIRRAVLESVSLDKFIPDSPSSSEPGDLSPCRSPSTPRHLRYRQSGGAAGEGSRVSPASAFAIATAAAGHSSSQGFVNSEKGCDKEFIIRRAATNRVLNVLRHWVSKHSQDFDMNSELKTGVMSLLEEVLRDPDLLPQERKATSNILSALSQEDQDDSQLRIEDILQMKSCPLLHFIAAEGPKVECFESLSAMELAEQITLLDHIVFRSIPYEEFLGQGWMKIDKSERTPFIMKTSQHFNDMSNLVASHIISHTDVGSRASSIEKWLAVADICRCLNNYNGVLEITSALNRSAVYRLKKTWAKVCKQTKALMDRLQKIVSSEGRFKNLRETLKNCNPPCVPYLGMYLTDLAFIEEGTPNFTEEGLVNFSKMRMISHIIREIRQFQQAPYRIEHQPKVTQFLLDKASVMDEDALYELSLKLEPRVPPG
- the rasgrf2a gene encoding ras-specific guanine nucleotide-releasing factor 2 isoform X1 translates to MQKSVRYNEGHALHLSGIARKEGTKRGFLSKKTTENSRWTEKYFALHQNLLFYFENEQSTRPSGIYLLEGCTCERAPAPKVSAISKEPTEKQQHYFLVIFGHDGQKPLELRTDEETDCNEWVECIQQASYSDIIIEREILMQKYIHLVQILETEKIAANQLRTQLEDQDTEIERLKAEIVVLNKTKERMLPHHNNQEEEDPDIKKIKMVQSFMRGWLCRRKWKIIVQDYICSPHAESMRKRNQIVFTMVEAETEYVHQLSILVNCFLRPLRMAASSKKPPISHDDVSSIFLNSETIMFLHEIFHQGLKARIASWPTLVLADLFDILLPMLNIYQEFVRNHQYSLQVLANCKQNRDFDKLLKQYESNAACEGRMLETFLTYPMFQIPRYIITLHELLAHTPHEHVERKSLEFAKSKLEELSKMMHDEVSDTENIRKNLAIERMIVEGCDILLDTSQTFVRQGSLIQLPSSSERGVLSKVRLGSLSLRKEGERQCFLFTKHFLICTRTSGGKLHLLKQGGTLSLIECTLIEELDSSDEDYNAAGQGFSHLEFKIVVEPADGQSFSVVLLAPSRQEKAAWTSDISQCIDNIRCNGLMTSVFEENSKVSVPHMIKSDTRLHKDDVDICFSKTLNSCKVPQIRYASVERLLERLTDLRFLSIDFLNTFLHTYRIFTTGAVVIDKLADIYKKPFTSIPVRIEQHSYDRLSIMSLCPDYSLKITQLALDQSKSLELFFATNQGSWGADPLNNKSPRLCRKFSSPPPLSIPSRTSSPIHSRKLSLSSPISIKVGALDLSTSPSSSAANSPTSSHSPSISSSPPGSFRPPSGFYSPPPTATRSPSLPQASGVCSPPPGSTKAPLDLSRGPSSPELSPAAAEDVSGELPRLDAFCGKLRRSIRRAVLESVSLDKFIPDSPSSSEPGDLSPCRSPSTPRHLRYRQSGGAAGEGSRVSPASAFAIATAAAGHSSSQGFVNSEKGCDKEFIIRRAATNRVLNVLRHWVSKHSQDFDMNSELKTGVMSLLEEVLRDPDLLPQERKATSNILSALSQEDQDDSQLRIEDILQMKSCPLLHFIAAEGPKVECFESLSAMELAEQITLLDHIVFRSIPYEEFLGQGWMKIDKSERTPFIMKTSQHFNDMSNLVASHIISHTDVGSRASSIEKWLAVADICRCLNNYNGVLEITSALNRSAVYRLKKTWAKVCKQTKALMDRLQKIVSSEGRFKNLRETLKNCNPPCVPYLGMYLTDLAFIEEGTPNFTEEGLVNFSKMRMISHIIREIRQFQQAPYRIEHQPKVTQFLLDKASVMDEDALYELSLKLEPRVPPG